A genomic segment from Nicotiana sylvestris chromosome 1, ASM39365v2, whole genome shotgun sequence encodes:
- the LOC104212637 gene encoding nuclear transcription factor Y subunit B-4-like: MEVDEHVKLVPIANVGRIMKQILPPTAKISKEAKETIQECASEFIGFVTGEASDKCHKENRRTVNGDDICWALSSLGFDNYAEAMLRYLYKLREFERQRANQTKGSNDEDTDHEAASESENQDITTT; encoded by the coding sequence ATGGAGGTGGATGAACATGTGAAATTGGTTCCAATAGCTAATGTAGGAAGGATAATGAAACAAATCCTACCACCAACTGCCAAAATCTCCAAAGAAGCTAAAGAGACAATTCAAGAATGTGCATCAGAGTTTATAGGTTTTGTTACTGGGGAAGCATCTGACAAGTGTCACAAGGAGAATCGAAGGACGGTTAATGGAGATGACATCTGTTGGGCTCTCAGTTCATTAGGTTTTGACAACTATGCCGAGGCCATGTTGAGGTACTTGTATAAATTAAGGGAGTTTGAAAGACAAAGGGCAAATCAGACCAAAGGTTCAAATGATGAAGATACAGACCATGAAGCTGCAAGTGAATCTGAGAATCAAGATATTACCACTACTTAA